TTGATCGGACAGCTGCGTCGCTTCCGGCGCCTTGGGAACATCGCGGGCACGGTCACCGTGATCGGCCTCGTCATCGAAATCGTTGTCATCGTGGGCGCCGCCGCGGCGCACACCACCAGCCACTTCAACGTCGCGACACCGCTCAACACCACGCTGTGGTCCTTCATGGCGATCTCGATCGTGGTGGTCTGGCTGATGACGGTGCTGGTCGGCATCGCCGTGCTGTTCAACCCAGGAGCGGATGCCGCGCGCGCCGTCGCGATCCGGGCGGGGGTACTCCTCGGCCTGGTCGGCATGGCGCTCGCCTTCCTGATGACCGGCCCGAGGCCGGAGCAGCTGCAAGACTTCCAGGGCATCGCCGGCGCGCACGCGGTCGGCATCCCGGATGGCGGGCCCGGTCTGCCATTCCTTGGATGGAGCACGGATGCCGGCGACCTGCGCGTCCCGCACTTCGTCGGCATGCACGCGCTGCAGGCAATCCCGCTCGCGCTGCTGCTGCTCGAGATCCTGTCTCGCCGGATCGCCGTGCTGCGCAACCCGCGCGTCAGGCTTCAGCTCATGGTCGTCGGCAGCCTCGCGTTCGCGGCGATGATCGGCATCCTCACCTGGCAGGCGCTGATCAGCCAGTCAATCGTCGCCCCCGCCGGCGGCGTGCTGTTCGCCGGGATCGGCACGGCGGTCGGATTCGCCGGTGCCGTGGTCGGGGTGCTGATGATCGGTAGGCGTCGACAACCCGTCGCCTAACTCATCGCTCCGACGGCACTCTCAGGTTGTCGCTGATCTTCGTCCACTCGTCGTGGTCTGGGGAGAGCGCCGACATCAGCTGCACCTCACCGAAGCCGGGTGCGGCCACGGTGACACCCCCGGCTCCGCAGCTGATGCTCGGCAGCACGGGATGCGCGACCGCCACACACTCCAGCACGCCCGACGGCGACGTTCCCCTGGTGCGGATTAGGTAATAGTCCAGGCCTTCATGTGTGGCCTCGAACCGCGACGTTGACAGGTCGTACTGATCGAGGTCGAACTCGTCGGAGAAGACGGCGGGCAGGTCATCCTCAGAGGTCTTCTCGCGGTCGAAGTCCGGGTAATTCGCGCCAGAGCAGGCGGTGAGAGCGGCCAGCACGCCGGCAGCGGTGGCGAGAGTGCAGAAGCGATTCCTCTTCACACTCCGAACCCTAGTGCCGGTCATCGCTCCCGTCAGCTGAAAGACTGTAGTTTCAGGCTCCGATCTCACGTTTCGGGTGCCCCGAGCGTCTACCGGATGATGAACACGAAGCAGCCATTCGAACGGGTCGTGACCGAGCACGCCGCAACGGTGTTGCGCGTGTGCCGTGCCGTGCTCGGGCCGCACACGGATGCCGACGACGCCTGGTCGGAGACCTTCCTGGCGGCGCTCGGCGCATACCCCAGCCTCCCGGCCGACGCGAACGTTCAGGCCTGGCTCGTCACCATCGCGCACCGCAAGGCAATCGACATCACCCGCGCCCGGCAACGACACGCGGTGCCGGTCGAGTCGCTCGCCGAGCTGCCGACCACGCGCGGCAGTCCGGAGGGCCACGACATCGACCTCTGGAACGCCGTGAAACAGCTACCAGACCGCCAACGCCATGCCGTTGCCTTGCACCACCTCGGCGGCCTTCCCTATCAAGAGATCGCAGACCTCCTCGGCGGCACCGCGGACGCCGCCCGCCGCGCCGCCGCCGACGGCATCAAGAATTTGCGAACGCACTATCGCTCAGCGGGCGACCTATCGACAGGAGCATCCCGATGACCACCCTCGACCCCACCACCGACCCAGATGCACGCGATCTGATGACCCTCACCACCCCCGACGCCGCCAAGCTGGCCGACCTGCACCGCACGCTCGAGAAGCGGTCGGATGCCGCCGGCCTCCTTGACATCGCCTACACCGTGATCGACTCTCCCGTCGGCCCGCTGCTGCTGGCCGCCACCGACAAGGGCCTTGTGCGGGTCGGCTTCGAGCGGGAGGACTTCGACCGTGTGCTCGACTCGCTTGCGAGCAGGATCAGCCCCCGCATCCTGCGCGCACCGACCAGACTCGACGCGGCCGCCCGGGAGCTCGACGAGTACTTCGCCGGTCGACGCACCGGCTTCGATCTGCCGTTGGACTATTCGCTCTCCAGCGGGTTCCGTCAGACGGTGCAGCGCCACCTATCGGACATCGCTTATGGCACAACCGAAACATACAAGGAGGTCGCCGAGATCGTCGGCAACCCGAAGGCCGTGCGGGCGGTCGGCAGCGCGTGCGCCACGAATCCGCTGCCCGTCGTGGTGCCCTGCCATCGGGTGCTGCGCACCGACGGCTCCCTCGGCGGGTATCTTGGCGGACTGGAGGCGAAAACCGCCCTGCTCACCCTGGAGGCAGCCGCATGACCGGCCCCGTGCCCGGCGACGACGGACTAGTGCGCCCATCCTGGGCCTCCGTCGACCCGCTGCTGCGTGAGTACTACGACACCGAATGGGGCATGCCGGTGCGCGACGAGCAAGGACTCTACGAGCGGATCAGCCTCGAGGCATTCCAGGCTGGCCTGTCTTGGGTGACCATCCTGCGCAAGCGCCCGGCGTTCCGCGCCGCATTCGCGGATTTTGATCCAGACACCGTCGCCAATTTCACCGAACAGGATGTCGAGCGACTCCTCGGTGACGCCGGAATCGTGCGCAATCGGGCGAAGATCCGCGCCACGATCACCAACGCGAACGCCACCGTCGCCCTCCGCGCCGAGGGCGGTCTCGTCGACTTCGTCTGGTCGTTCCAACCCGACAGCACCCCCGAACCCCGGTCCCTCGACGAGATCCCCACCAGCTCTGCCGAGTCGATCGCGCTCTCGAAAGCGCTGCGCAAGAAGGGCTTCGCGTTCGTCGGCCCGACCACGATGCACGCGCTGATGGAGGCCATCGGCATGATCGACACTCACCTCGTCGACAGCCACCGCCGCGGCAGTTCAGGGGTCTGGCCGCGCTGACTTACCCTGCTGGTCGCCATTAACGACATGCGGGTACTCCGTCATGCCAGAATCGCGGCATGACAACCGCCGCGTTCCTCGCCTTTTGCGGACTCGGCCTGGTGCTCGCCCTGACGCCCGGGCCGGACAGTTTCCTCACCCTGCGTTACAGCCTGCGCGGCCTCCGGCCGGGCATCGCCGCCGGAGTCGGCGCCGCGATCGGCCAACTCGGCTGGGCCCTGCTCGTCGGCGTCGGCCTCGCGGCGATCATCGAGCAGTCCGCGGAGGTGTACCAAGTCATCAAGGTCATCGGCGGTTTGTACCTGATCTTCCTCGGCATCCAGGCCTTCCGCAGCCACCGTGCGAAGGGCGGGGCGGATGCCGCGGCTCCCGTCCCGGCGGCGTCGGCCTGGCGGGCCTTCGCAGCCGGACTGCTCTCCAACCTGACCAATCCGAAGGTGGGACTGTTCTTTCTCGCCGTCGTGCCGCAGTTCCTGCCGCAGGGGGCATCCGCATTCTGGATGACGATGCTGCTCGGCGCTACCCTGACCGTAATCGGCGGCCTCTACCTGGTGCTGCTCGCTCTCGTCGCGGCGAAGGCGAACGCGTGGCTGAACCGGCCGCGGGTCAGTCTGACGCTTGAGCGCACCTCCGGCGGAATCCTCGCCGCCCTCGGCGTGGGCACGATCGCGTCGGCCGCCCAGGCCTGAGAGGTCTCGGCCCAGAGCCCGGTGGGGTCGGGGTCCTTATGGGATGACCTGGTCCCCTACGCTCGGATCGCCCGATTCGATCCGCGAGTCGACGATGGCGAGCGATCTCACGAGCGTCTCCGCGACCTCGTCCGGATCGTCGCTCATCAGGCTTATCTGCACGTGGATCGTCAGGTCCCCGCCGAGCGGGAGGGCATACAGCTCGATGAGGCGCATGCCCTGGTTGGCGGCACAATCGTTCCAGACCGTGCCGCGCACAACCCAGCCGTCGCGGTCGGGTACGGGATCGTTGGTCGGCACGCATCCGTCGACGGTCCAATCGAACCGTTCCAATTCGGACTGCGCCCACCGGGCCAGCTCCGTCTCGGTGGCCCCGACGAGACCGAGCTGCTCCGCCGCGTGCGTGGACGCCCCGATATACGCCCCAGCGGTGTCGTACGAGAGGGCGCGGTCGATATCGATGCCGACGAACATCGCGGCGCCGACATTCAACGAATCGTCGGCGAACACATCGAAAGGAGCGTTCCGAACCGACCAGCGCTCGGGGATGTCGACGGTGAAGACCCTGTCAGCGCTGGTCACCGTCTTGGTCGCGACCGATTCGGCGTCACTCGACACCGCTGCGGGAGCGAACAAGTTGCCGACCCAACTGAACAGGCTGTCGACCCGATCCGACGTGATGACAGCGGTTGCGATGGCGCCAACGACGGCGGCTCCTGCCACTCCCCCGAGCGCGGCGCGCGTTCGGCGCCCGGTCGGCGCAGGTTCGGCGTGCGGCGTCTGGGTGGGCTCCGCGCTGTCGTCAGCGAGCTGCGACGCACGGGTTCTGCCGGTCGATCGGGGTTTCGGTTTCGGTTTGCGCAGAAATGCCACCGCACTCTCCAACTCGTCAGCGGGTCCGTGAGTCACCCTCAGCCAACGCGTCGCGCCAGCCCTGGGTAGGTCAGTACGAAGCCGTCCGAGTCGAATTCGAGCTCCGCCGAGAAGCGATGACTTGAGTAGCGCACGACCGATGGTCCCGCGACATCCGCCCGCACGGTCTGGTACTTCTGCCGGTCCGACACCACCGCCAGCGAGGGCACCGCGATCCACGCCATCCGCAGCTCGGCGGTACCAGGCTCGGTATGCAGCCGATGCCGCAGCACCGGCATCGTGTTGGTGAGCGGCGACAGGCCGAGGTCGCAGTCGAGCACGTCGTGCAGCGCGGACATGTCGCCACCGGGCGGCGCCAGGTCGACGTCATCCGGACCCGCCCCGTCCTGCTGCACCGTGCACGACCACAGACCGCTCTCGTCCCGGCCAAGGATCAGCCGTCGCTGCCAGCCGGTACCGACGGCGGTGACATCCAGCAGTTCCGTGACGAAGTCGTCGCGGGTGCGCAGTGTGTAGTCCAGCCGGTATGGCAGCGGATCCACCCCGATCTGGGTTCCGGATGCCGTCAACCCTGACGATCCCAGCTGGACACTGGCCGCCTCGGCCCGCCAGCCATCGGTTCCCTCCCAGACGAACAGTGCGGCCATCGCGGCATCCCTTCGTTACAGAAAACTCTCGGGCAAGATCACGTTCTGTGGCACGTCGGTGAACAGCGGGCCGATCTGGGCGGGCGTGTAGCCAGCGATGCCGCAGCCGATTTCGGTGACCAGGAACCGGAGTTCCGGATGCTGTCGGGCGAAGTCGAGGAACGTGGCGACCTCGCGGCCGATCTCATTGAGCCCGCTCATCGTGTCGATGGCGTAGGACTGCCCGTGCAGCCCGTGACCCTCGCCCCAGACCGCGCCGAACTTCTGGTGGGCGGTGCGCGCCGCGCCACCGGCGTGCATGCCGGCCGCGTTGGAGCCGAACACGAACACCTCGTTCGGCTCGAGCCGGTCGATGCGCATGCCGCCGACGCTACCGGGCGCCAGCGGCGAGGGGAAGCTATTCGGCGTACCGGATGCCCCACACGGCGGTCCAGGTCTCCCCCGGTGCCAGCCAGCGCAGCCCGTCGCCGGAGTTGAACGCGTTGCCGGGCGCCGTCATCGGCTCCACCGCCACGGCCAGGCCCGCGCCGGACGGCAGCGGGTATTCGCGCGGCGTGAACACCTGAACGTACGGGAAGCTGTCGTCCATCAGCAGCGACACCGTGCGGCCGTCGGGCGCGGCCAGCGTGGCGGCGACACCGTCTCGGGTGGTTACGTCACCGAAGGTGGCGTCCAGGTTCAGCTCGCCGACCAGCCGGCCGGAGCGCAGGTCATAGTCGTCGTCCACCGGCACCTGGCCGGTGGGGATCTTGCGCTCGTCCACCTCGTAGCGGGACGCGGCGTGCACGGTCAGCGTCAGCTGCTCGCTGGGCACATCGCCGATCTGCAGGAACGGGTGGGTGCCGAGCGCCACCGGAGCCGCGACATCCGTCTGATTGGTGATCTGATGCGTCACCTGCAGGCCGTCGTCGACCAGCTCGTACCGCACGCTGGTGTCGAGCAGGAACGGATAGCCATGCTGCGGATGCACCGCCGCGGTCAGAGTGACGGATGCCGCGTCCTGCGCGGCTACCTGGTAGGCGGTGTTGCGCAGCAGTCCGTGACTGGCGTTGCCGTAACGCACCTCGGTGATGTCGAGCTGCTGGGGTGCGCCGTTCAGCTGCCACACGCCGTCGCGCACCCGGTTGGGCCAGGGCACCAGCACGATGCCGGCGCCGAGCGGTGCGATGGTCGTCTCGGGGTAGGAGGGCGTGAGCTCGACGCCGTCCACCGACAGACTGCGCAGACCTGCCGCCAGTTGGGTGATCACCGCCCGCCAGGGGCCGCGGGCGAGGGGGAACTGGTCTCCGGTGAGTGGTCGCACCCGCACAGGGTATCGCGGGTCGGTAAATCGGGGGTTGCCCGCCCTCGGTCGCCGCCCTAGCGTGGGAACGCCCATCAACGAGGAGGCGCCATGGCCGGAGAGCTGTCATTCATCGAACTCGGATCGGACGATCCCGGCAAGTCCAGGCAGTTCTACGAGGCGCTGTTCGGCTGGACATTCTCGCCCGGCGCCTCCGGCGAGGGCGCCGGCTACGACATCGCCGGGCTCGGCACGGCGGCCGGGATCCACGGCGGCGACCCCGCGGCATCCCCCTACGTCTTCTTCAAGGTCGACGACCTGGATGCCGCGGCCGCCCAGGTGCTCGACCTTGGCGGCACCGTGCTGGAACTCGACATGGACGGCACCGACGAGCAGGCGGCGAAATACGGTCGGTTCACGATGTGCACCGACAGCCAGGGCTCGCCGTTCGGGCTGCACCAGCCGCCGAGCGCGTAGTCCGGCGGATGCCGCGTGCCTACAGCGTGCGCTCGGCCGCGTCGACCACGTTCTTCAGCAGCAGGGCTCGGGTCATCGGGCCGACCCCACCGGGGTTCGGTGAAATCCAGGCGGCGACGTCCGCGACATCCGCCGCCACGTCTCCGGCGATCTTGCTCTTGCCGGTTTCGGGTTCGACGATGCGGCTGACTCCGACGTCGAGCACGACTGCGCCCGGCTTCACGTCGGAGGCCTTGACGATGCCGGGCACGCCCGCAGCGGCGATAATGACGTCGGCCTCGCGCAGGTGGTCGCCGAGGTTGGTCGTACCGGTGTGGGTGAGGGTGACGGTGGCGTTGTACTCGCGGCGGGTGAGCAGCGGGCCGATCGCGCGGCCGACGGTGACGCCGCGACCGACGACGACCACGTTCTTGCCCGCCCAGGAGATGCCGTGCCGCTCGACCAGTTCAATCACGCCGCGCGGGGTGCACGGAAGCGCCGTGTCGATCGGCCGGTTGACGTTCAGCACCAGGCGGCCGAGGTTGGTCGGGTGCAGTCCGTCGGCGTCCTTCTCGGGGTCGATGCGCTCGAGGATGGCGTCGGTGTCGATGTGCTTTGGCAGCGGCAGTTGCACGATGTAGCCGGTGATCTCGGGGTCGACGTTCAGCTCGTCGAGCACCGCCTCGAGTTCCTCCTGGGTGACCGTGGCGGGCAGGTCGCGGCGGATGGACGCGATGCCCACCTCGGCGCAGTCCCGGTGTTTGCCGGCGACGTACCACTGTGAGCCCGGGTCTTCGCCGACGAGCACGGTGGCAAGGCCCGGGACGATGCCGCGCTCGCCCAGGGCGGTGACCCGTTCGGTGAGTTCGCGTTTGATGGCGGCGGCGGTGGCCTTGCCGTCGAGGATCTGTGCGGTCATGGTGTTCCCTGTGGTTCAGTGTTTGCCGACTGGCAGCGCTGGAAATTCAGAAATCTGCGTCGGATGTCGCGACCTCTGCCGCGCGAACACGGGGTTGCGCGGCATCCCGTCGACGCAGATTCCTGAATTTCCGTGTGGAGTTGGAGCGGTGGTGGGTGCGCGCGGCTGCCTACAGGCCCGGGTAAAGCGGGAACGCGTCGGCCAGGGTCTTCACCTGGGCACGGAGGTTCGCGACATCCGGATTCGGCTTCAGCGCGCTGGCGATGATCTCGGCGACCTGGGCGAACTCCTCGTCGGCGAAGCCGCGGGTGGCGAGCGCCGGGGTGCCGATGCGCACGCCGGAGGTGACCATCGGCGGGCGCGGGTCGAACGGCACCGAGTTGCGGTTCACGGTGATGCCGACCGAGTGCAGCACGTCTTCGGCCTGCTTGCCGTCGATCGCGGAGTTGCGCAGGTCGGCGAGCACGAGGTGCACGTCGGTGCCTCCGGTGAGCACGTCGATGCCGGCCTCACGGGAGGAGTCGGTGGTGAGCGCCTCGGCGAGCAGCTGGGCGCCGCGGATGGTGCGCTCCTGGCGGTCCTTGAACTCTTCCTCGGCGGCGAGCTTGAATGCCACGGCCTTTGCCGCGATCACGTGCATCAGCGGGCCACCCTGCTGGCCAGGGAATACCGCGGAGTTCAGCTTCTTCGCGACATCCGCATCATTGCTGAGAATGAAGCCGGAGCGGGGTCCGCCGATGGTCTTGTGCACAGTGGAGGAGACCACGTCGGCGTAGGGCACCGGCGACGGGTGCAGGCCGGCGGCGACCAGTCCGGCGAAGTGCGCCATGTCCACCCAGAGCTTGGCGCCGACCTCGTCGGCGATGGCGCGGAACGCCTCGAAGTCGAGCTGGCGCGGGTACGCCGACCAGCCGGCGATAATCACCGACGGCTTGGCCTCGAGGGCCTTCTCGCGCACGGTGTCCATGTCGATGCGCATGGTCTCGGGGTTCACACCGTAGGCGTGCGCCTCGTACAGCTTGCCCGAGAAGTTGAGCCTCATCCCGTGGGTGAGGTGGCCGCCGTGGGAGAGTTCGAGGCCGAGGATGCGGTCGCCGGGGGTGGCGATGGCGTGCAGCACGGCAGCGTTGGCCTGCGCACCGGAGTGCGGCTGCACGTTGGCGAAGTTCGCGCCGAACAGGCTCTTCGCCCGCTCGATGGCGAGGTTTTCCGCGACATCCACGAATTCGCAGCCGCCGTAGTAGCGGCGTCCCGGGTAGCCCTCCGCGTACTTGTTGGTGAGCACGGAACCCTGCGCCTCGAGCACGGCGACGGGAACGAAGTTCTCGCTGGCGATCATCTCGAGGGTGTCGCGCTGGCGGCCGAGCTCGTGCTCGAGAACCGCGGCGATTTCGGGGTCAACGGTCGCGAGCGAATCGTTGAAGGTGGAGGGAAGACGGTCGGACACTGGCAACTCCTTGGATCAGACACAGGGCACTACCAAACTACCGGGCAGGCTAGTCGAGTGCGGGCCCAGGCGCGCGGCCACTGAAGTGTCTATCGCTCCCCGATGGTTGCCCATCTGAACGCCAGTCGCGACCGGGTCAGTTTAGCAGGAGGCCTCCGGCCCGACGTGTCGGACGGAGTTCGGCGGCTCGGGAGGACGTTATCCGCGAAAACGTCCTCCCGAGCCGCCGTTTGCCGTCCGAGCGGCGCTGCGCACGCGGGCTGGTGCGGCTGCTGCACCACCCCTCAACACCCAGCGGGATTCCCCACCCGCCAGCGCCTTCACTGGACAGCGGATGCCGCGGACAACACTCTCCCCATGGATCTCACAACCTGGCTCAACACCCGGGGCGGAATCGCTCACGTGCACGAGGCGCTGCGGGCCGGTTTCACCCGGTACGACATCAAGAAAGCAGTCGATGGCAACGCGTTGCGACGCATCCGGAGATACTGGCTGGCGACGCCGCACGCGCAGCCTGACCTCGCGGCGGCAGCGAAGATCGGCGGCCGAGTGGCGTGCCTGAGCGTTGCGAAGCGCCTTGATCTGTGGCATTTCGACGATGGCCGGTTGCACGTGGCTGTGTCGCCGAACGCTGCGCACGTGGCATCCGGCAGTCAGGTCGTGCATTGGAGCCGGGGGCCGATCGAGGTCAGCCCGTACCGGTTGATGGAGCCGCTCGAGAACGCGATGGTGCACCTCGCCGACTGCCAGCCCTTCGAGAATGCCCTCGTTGTGTGGGAGTCCGCGATTCGCAAGCAGCTGGTCGCTCCGGCGTACCTCGAACGACTGCCGCTGCGCACCGAAAGCGCTCGGCGAGTGCGGCTGGGGGCGTCGCTGCTCTTCGACTCGGGCATCGAGAGCATCCCGGTGGCGCGCCTGAGACTGCTCGGGCTCGCCGTGCGGCAGCAGGTTGTGATCGACGGCCACCCCGTTGACGGGCTGATCGGGGAACGCCTCGTCTACCAGATCGACGGCTACGAGTTTCATTCGGATGCCGCGACCCGTCGCCGCGACATTGCGGCGGATGGCCGGTTGACACTGATGGGCTACAGCGTGCTGCGGTTCGACTACAAGCAGATCCTGTTCGACTGGGACTACGTGGAGCGGACGATTCTCGGCGCCATCGCGCAGGGTCTGCACCTCGCGGCCTGATCTCGGACGGAGTTCGGCGGCTCGGAAGGACGGTATCCGGGAAAATCATCCTACGGAGCCGCCGATCTCCGTCCGAGCGATGCGGAGCGGAACCCTGGCAGGCGCGCCGGCACCCAGAACGCCCGTTGCCCAGAGCGCCGGCACCCAGAGACCCCGCCCCACCCCGCCTCAGGCCTCCAGAAACGGCTCGTGCCGATAGCCTTCCCGGTCAAGGACCGCGACCGTGGACTCTGGCACCTCAAGGAACACACCCGGCAGATCGCTGAGAGGCTCCGATACGACGACCTGCGCGTGCTCGCCGAAGGCCGAAAGCCGCTCCGCGTCGGGGTACATCCCCCTGAGCGTCGGGATGTCGGCGGAGTGGAACAGGCTCCGCGACCTCCCCTGCGACGAGTAGCGGAATGCCCAGAGGGTCTCGCCGTCAGATACCGCGATGGTCCCCTGCATCGGGAACTGGTTGCCGGCTTTATTCCCCGCAGACTCGACCATCCGGATCGCGTCTCGCATCGCCTTGATCGGGTCGTCGGCCAGTCCGAGCGTGAGCGCGAGGTGGAAGAGCACCTCCGAGTCGGTCGTGCCATGGATGTGGGCATACAGCGACGGGTCGACCGCGTAGGTCAGATCGCGCTTGATAAGGCCGAACTCCGAGATGTAGCCGTTGTGCATGAACAGCCAGTTCTCGTATCGGAACGGATGGCAGTTCGTCTGTTGGATCGGCGGACCGGCGGCAGCGCGCACGTGCGTGAAGAACAGCGGGCTCCGAACGGCATGACTGATCTCGCGCAGGTTCTGGTCGTTCCAAGCAGGCTCGATGCTGCGGAAGGTCGCGGGCATCGATCCCGGGCCCGCATCCTCGGGGTACCAGCCGAACCCGAAACCGTCCCCGTTGACGGTCTCCGCCCCGAGCGGGGAGTTCAACGACATCGCGACGACCGAATGCTGGGTGTCGAGGATGAGGATGGAGGGCCGCAGCGGCTCTCCGGTGTAAGCCAGCCAACGGCACATCGTGCGCCTCCCGAACCTCGTCGCCACGGAGCGCCCGCGCCGAGCGGGCGCACTGAGGTCAGCGTAAGGCTCCGGACAGGGCGTTGCTACCCCCCTGCATCCGCCATCCGGCCCCTGCAGGGCTGACCGCTCCTACCCCGGCAGCCCCGCGCGCGACCGACGCCACCACACCGTGCCGCCGAGCACCGCGAGCGCCAGCAGCAGCGTGCCGATGTACAGCCAGGGCAGCTGGGCGACGCCCACCGAGTCGAACAGCACGGCGCCGAGCAGAGCGCCGCCGCCGATCCCGAGGTTGAAGGCGGAGTTGTAGAACGCGGATGCCACGTCCCTGGCCCGCGCGGACGCCACCTGCAGCAGCCGGGTGTTCAGCAGCGACGGCAGTGCCCCGAAGGCGATGCCCCACACAGCGAACGCGGTGATCGCGATCGGCAGCGACTCGGTACTGACCGCAAGCACGGCCACGGCGATGCCCACCGACACCAGCAGCCCGATCACGGCACCCGTCGGGCGTCGGCCCAACACGGTGCCCACCAGCACGATGCCGATGGCGCCGCCGGCGCCGAACACTCCGAGCATGACGCCGATCATCGACTCCGGCAGCGCCAGCACGTCGGTGATGAACGGGGCGATGTACGTGTAGAACGCGTAGTGCCCGGTCATGATGAGACCGGTCACCAGACACACGATCACCACGGCGGGCAGGGTCGCGTCCCGGCGGAGCGGCACCCTCGTTGCGTGCGTCTCGGTCTCCCGCGCAACCGGCGGCAGGAACTTCAGCACCAGCACCGCGGCGAGCGCGGTCAGTACCGCCAGGGTCACCCAGGTGAGCCGCCAGCCCAGCCACTGGCCGAGCATGGTGCCGAGCGGCACCCCGAAGATGTAGGCCAGCGTCCCACCGGAGGCCGTGATCGCGACCGCCCGGCCCAACTGGTGGCGCGGCACGAGGTGTCCGGCATAGGCGGCGACGATGATCCAGAACATCGCGTGCGTGAGACCGCCGAACACCCGCGCGGCCACGAGCAGCTCATAGGTCGGCGCCACCGCCGAGAGCAGGTTGCTGGCGGCGAGGGCGATCAGCACCGTGACGAGCAGCCCGTGCCGCGGCAGCCGCCTGGTGAGTCCGGCCAGCGGGATCGAGCTGAGCACGACGGTGCCCGCGAAGACGCTGAGCAGCAGGCCGATCTGCGGTTCGCTGACCCCGAGCTCGCGGCTCATCGGCTGTAACAGCCCGGTCGGCAGCATCTCGTTGGTCACCGACATGAACACGGCGGCGGCGAGCACGATCAGCCCGAACCAGGGAAAGGCGCGGGACTCGGACGGTTGGTCAGGCATGCGGTTGCCTTCAGCGATCAGGATGGAGCGTCACGCCGCCCGACGGGATGCCGTCGTGGTGCGACATCCCGTCAAGGATACAGGGGTGGCGGGCCGAAGCCCGCGGATCAGCCCTGCCAGACCTGCACGACCGACGGACGCGGGGCGGCCACCAGGCCGTTGCCGTTCACCGCGGTGTAGTCGGGGAAGTAGGAGTGCTGGTTGGCGAAGCTGCCGTCCTCGCCCGGGTGCTGCACGGCCACGTAGACCATGTTCTCGTCGTCGCGGATGATCGGGCCGCAGGTCTCCGCCTCACGCGGCACGGCGAGGAACTG
This Salinibacterium sp. ZJ450 DNA region includes the following protein-coding sequences:
- a CDS encoding endonuclease domain-containing protein, with product MDLTTWLNTRGGIAHVHEALRAGFTRYDIKKAVDGNALRRIRRYWLATPHAQPDLAAAAKIGGRVACLSVAKRLDLWHFDDGRLHVAVSPNAAHVASGSQVVHWSRGPIEVSPYRLMEPLENAMVHLADCQPFENALVVWESAIRKQLVAPAYLERLPLRTESARRVRLGASLLFDSGIESIPVARLRLLGLAVRQQVVIDGHPVDGLIGERLVYQIDGYEFHSDAATRRRDIAADGRLTLMGYSVLRFDYKQILFDWDYVERTILGAIAQGLHLAA
- a CDS encoding class II glutamine amidotransferase, which gives rise to MCRWLAYTGEPLRPSILILDTQHSVVAMSLNSPLGAETVNGDGFGFGWYPEDAGPGSMPATFRSIEPAWNDQNLREISHAVRSPLFFTHVRAAAGPPIQQTNCHPFRYENWLFMHNGYISEFGLIKRDLTYAVDPSLYAHIHGTTDSEVLFHLALTLGLADDPIKAMRDAIRMVESAGNKAGNQFPMQGTIAVSDGETLWAFRYSSQGRSRSLFHSADIPTLRGMYPDAERLSAFGEHAQVVVSEPLSDLPGVFLEVPESTVAVLDREGYRHEPFLEA
- a CDS encoding MFS transporter; its protein translation is MPDQPSESRAFPWFGLIVLAAAVFMSVTNEMLPTGLLQPMSRELGVSEPQIGLLLSVFAGTVVLSSIPLAGLTRRLPRHGLLVTVLIALAASNLLSAVAPTYELLVAARVFGGLTHAMFWIIVAAYAGHLVPRHQLGRAVAITASGGTLAYIFGVPLGTMLGQWLGWRLTWVTLAVLTALAAVLVLKFLPPVARETETHATRVPLRRDATLPAVVIVCLVTGLIMTGHYAFYTYIAPFITDVLALPESMIGVMLGVFGAGGAIGIVLVGTVLGRRPTGAVIGLLVSVGIAVAVLAVSTESLPIAITAFAVWGIAFGALPSLLNTRLLQVASARARDVASAFYNSAFNLGIGGGALLGAVLFDSVGVAQLPWLYIGTLLLALAVLGGTVWWRRSRAGLPG